Genomic window (Candidatus Desulfarcum epimagneticum):
TAAGGGGGCCGTCCCCCAGTCCCCGGCTGAAAAAAAACTCAGCTTGAAAATTTGGGACAGGGGATAGAAATAGAAGGCCCCCAAAAAAACAAGGGGCGGGATTAAAAACAAAAGCTCCCGGCGGAAAGGCGCGAGCGGCTTCATGTCAGCGCAGCATCTCCCGGGTCCATGCCTCGATCCATTCCATGCGCTTTTCCGCGATTCTTTCATAGGGGATGAATCCCGGTTGTTCAGCCATCCGGGCGTATTTTTCAAAAACTTCCGGAAGCGCGGCCCCGGGATGGGTCGGGAAGACGAACATGCTCAGCGGAATGTTTTCCTGGAAGGTTTTTGCGAGCATAAAGTCGATGAGCGCCCCGGCTTTTTTGGGATTTCGGGCCCCTTTCAGGATTCCGGCGAATTCGATCTGGCGAAAGCAGTCCCCCGGCCCGGTCAGGGCCGCCGTGGGGGGCGGCCCCTTCTTTCCAGGGGAAAAGTGGACCTCGGCCGCCGGGCTGGTGGCGTAGCTCACCACGATGGGCCGGCTCCCTTTTGAGGCGGCGGTGAAATGGCCCCAGTAGGCGTCGTTCCAGCCGTTGGTGGCCAGGACTTTGTTTTTTTTGAGTTTTTTCCAGAAATCCAGATATCCCGACTCCCCGAAACGGCTGATGGTGGCCAAAAGAAAGGCCAGGCCCGGCGAGGACGTGGCGGGGTTTTGAACCACCACAAGGCCCTTGTATTCGGGCTTGATCAGATCGGCCATTTGGGCGGGCGGGGGGATGTTCCGGCCGGCGAGCCACCGGATGTCGTAGTTGAGGCACACGTCGCCGAAATCAATGGGCAAAAGCCGGTTTTGTTTGTCCAGCCTGAATGTCTCCGGGATTTTTTCCAGCGCCGGCGAGTGGTGGGGCTCGAACAGGCCGGCATCCAGGGCCCGGCTCAGAAAGGTGTTGTCCACCCCGAAAAAAACATCGGCCATGGGATTGTTTTTGGAAAGTATGGCCTGGTTCAGCGCCGCGCCCGCGTCCCCGGCCTTTAAAAATTTCACTTTCACATGGTTTCGCGCCTCAAAGGCGTCCATGACCTTCCGGCTGATGTTGAAACTGTCATGGGTCATGACCACAAGGACGCCGGCGTCCCCGCCTGTCTTGT
Coding sequences:
- a CDS encoding Thiamine ABC transporter substrate-binding protein; protein product: MTFKGLFLRALILTGLGAVVFPAGVWGSGHKTGGDAGVLVVMTHDSFNISRKVMDAFEARNHVKVKFLKAGDAGAALNQAILSKNNPMADVFFGVDNTFLSRALDAGLFEPHHSPALEKIPETFRLDKQNRLLPIDFGDVCLNYDIRWLAGRNIPPPAQMADLIKPEYKGLVVVQNPATSSPGLAFLLATISRFGESGYLDFWKKLKKNKVLATNGWNDAYWGHFTAASKGSRPIVVSYATSPAAEVHFSPGKKGPPPTAALTGPGDCFRQIEFAGILKGARNPKKAGALIDFMLAKTFQENIPLSMFVFPTHPGAALPEVFEKYARMAEQPGFIPYERIAEKRMEWIEAWTREMLR